A single genomic interval of Daucus carota subsp. sativus chromosome 1, DH1 v3.0, whole genome shotgun sequence harbors:
- the LOC108207752 gene encoding chaperone protein dnaJ 20, chloroplastic: MNSPVMSFQDSSPIHYSLSPSFTPSPKRSNLEPCSFISLDTHLKNPAFSVKRPSGSRKSRTMAAMSSNMCAPPQATESFYELLGISESGSLSDIKKAYKQLARKYHPDVSPADRIEEYTQRFILVQEAYETLSDPQTRALYDRDMSKGFHFNFSARGRGAAYGQGSDVGGEWKNMWESQLTKLKHKSVYSDGSRQSWGAKMRSQNRESC; this comes from the exons ATGAACTCTCCAGTCATGTCTTTCCAAGACTCATCTCCAATCCACTACAGTCTCTCCCCATCTTTCACTCCTTCCCCAAAAAGATCAAATCTTGAgccatgtagcttcatttctttGGACACCCACCTCAAAAATCCAGCCTTTTCTGTGAAAAGACCATCTGGAtcaagaaaatcaagaaccatGGCTGCCATGAGCAGCAACATGTGTGCTCCACCTCAAGCAACCGAGAGCTTTTACGAGCTCTTGGGCATTTCAGAGAGTGGATCACTCTCTGATATCAAGAAAGCTTATAAGCAGCTGGCGAGAAAGTATCATCCTGATGTCTCTCCAGCTGACAGGATTGAGGAGTACACTCAGAGGTTCATTCTTGTGCAAGAAGCTTATGAGACTTTGTCTGATCCTCAAACCAGAGCTTTGTATGATAGAGATATGTCCAAGGGGTTCCACTTCAATTTTTCTGCTAGAGGAAGAGGTGCTGCTTATGGACAG GGATCAGATGTGGGAGGAGAGTGGAAGAACATGTGGGAGTCGCAGCTAACAAAGCTTAAACACAAGAGCGTGTACAGTGATGGGTCGAGACAGTCGTGGGGAGCGAAAATGCGCAGTCAAAACAGAGAATCATGTTAA
- the LOC108205218 gene encoding uncharacterized protein LOC108205218: MSRCFPFPPPGYERKPRPDDENLLEKEKRKERKHKKEKKDKNKKDRKEKKDKEGKQKKEKENSEDKHRERKDRKERHKHKKDKKKEKEKKRASEDKISTGPPECSTVDNPGSGCTQSDETSDIKFLVELGKRTRDDEKATENLMVKKINLTGKICSEYPEKMRVGKNGNSDGNAMLTEKRTNDTQYHGQSNNNDARCTENGIVQKIVLGQQRKVEGVAGLVGNNVEKRMVHNKIDEHIGSKSRGGRSNEKDRDGKIKSGAARNSEKEPNKEQLLVAREKSGQAACNNSNTGISPLPNEGNKNFNLGKRKELRINKFLHDDEIRPSKLQRPLSCAKEAVEDGNYLKLSKALTKSVPELAGMVNNHKLNSKQPSSHRTTEDRSKSKATSSAIQFASLGQQTGDNHKVDNSLASSHYTLENGRTLETLKAASLSASECFRSSINHKVDDKVGSARPVLENGVVHKAATLTALKEHEAIGHSKVDNKVNNNVPLSHSTSINGRILETSKAGSLPASECYRSSIKPKVDAKVGVAHPVLENGVVHGAATPTAVGGHESIDHSRFDSKEHKPNGLVKDKRANGSSTRPSSSTAKQIVGEYPKPPHPDSKYLSKILAIPSIEWSGFEEQEWLLGSNSESTKENPSSSQLKESKQVWDKALQLESADITALPYVIPY; the protein is encoded by the exons ATGTCTCGCTGCTTTCCATTCCCTCCTCCGGGGTATGAGAGAAAGCCTAGACCAGATGATGAGAATTTGCTAGAGAAG GAAAAGCGGAAGGAGAGAAAGCATAAGAAGGAAAAGAAAGATAAGAACAAGAAAGATAGGAAGGAAAAGAAAGACAAAGAGGGTAAGCAAAAGAAGGAGAAGGAGAATAGTGAAGACAAGCATAGGGAAAGGAAAGACAGAAAGGAAAGGCACAAACACAAGAAAgataagaaaaaggaaaaagaaaagaagagggcTTCTGAAGATAAAATTTCTACAGGGCCACCAGAATGTAGCACCGTCGACAATCCTGGTTCTGGCTGCACACAAAGTGATGAGACTAGTGACATTAAATTTTTGGTGGAACTGGGTAAGAGAACTAGAGATGATGAAAAAGCTACAGAGAATCTTATGGTTAAGAAAATTAATCTCACTGGTAAAATTTGTTCTGAATATCCGGAAAAGATGCGTGTGGGCAAGAATGGGAATTCTGATGGTAATGCAATGCTCACAGAGAAAAGAACAAATGATACGCAATATCATGGGCAAAGTAACAACAATGATGCGAGATGTACTGAAAATGGTATTgttcaaaaaattgttttggGTCAGCAAAGAAAGGTTGAGGGAGTGGCTGGATTGGTTGGCAACAATGTTGAGAAGAGAATGGTACACAACAAGATTGATGAGCATATAGGTTCTAAAAGTAGAGGAGGTAGAAGTAATGAAAAAGATCGTGATGGAAAAATAAAGTCGGGCGCAGCAAGGAATAGTGAGAAGGAACCAAACAAGGAGCAGTTGCTAGTAGCTAGAGAAAAGAGTGGACAGGCAGCCTGCAATAATAGTAATACTGGAATATCACCTCTTCCAAACGAgggcaacaagaatttcaaccTCGGAAAGAGGAAGGAACtgagaataaataaatttctgcATG ATGATGAGATTCGGCCTTCTAAGTTGCAAAGACCTCTCTCTTGTGCCAAAGAAGCTGTAGAAGATGGAAATTATTTGAAACTTTCAAAGGCCTTAACCAAATCAGTGCCAGAGTTGGCAGGGATGGTCAATAACCATAAATTGAATAGTAAGCAACCATCCTCCCACCGGACAACAGAGGATAGATCTAAATCTAAGGCAACCTCTTCTGCTATCCAGTTTGCCTCTCTGGGGCAACAGACAGGTGATAATCACAAGGTGGATAATAGTCTTGCATCCTCTCATTACACTTTGGAAAATGGAAGGACATTAGAAACATTAAAAGCTGCTTCCCTGTCTGCCTCTGAATGCTTCAGAAGTAGCATTAACCACAAAGTGGATGATAAAGTGGGGTCGGCTCGTCCAGTCCTTGAAAATGGAGTAGTTCACAAAGCTGCTACCCTCACAGCACTAAAAGAACATGAGGCGATTGGTCACTCAAAGGTTGATaataaagtgaataataatGTTCCATTGTCTCATTCTACTTCAATCAATGGAAGGATATTAGAAACATCAAAAGCTGGTTCCCTGCCAGCTTCTGAATGCTACAGAAGTAGCATTAAGCCCAAGGTGGATGCCAAAGTAGGTGTGGCTCATCCAGTCCTGGAAAATGGAGTAGTTCACGGAGCTGCTACCCCCACAGCAGTTGGAGGACATGAGTCAATTGATCATTCAAGGTTTGATAGCAAGGAACACAAACCTAATGGCTTGGTAAAGGATAAAAGGGCAAATGGTTCCTCAACAAGGCCATCATCTTCTACAGCTAAGCAGATTGTTGGAGAATATCCAAAACCTCCCCATCCTGATTCCAAGTATCTGAGTAAGATACTTGCTATTCCCAGTATTGAGTGGTCAGGTTTCGAAGAACAAGAATGGCTTTTGGGCAGCAATAGTGAAAGTACCAAAGAAAATCCCAGTTCTTCTCAGTTGAAGGAGTCAAAGCAGGTGTGGGACAAAGCTCTTCAGTTAGAATCTGCTGATATCACTGCCCTGCCCTATGTCATTCCGTACTAG
- the LOC108210386 gene encoding chloroplast envelope quinone oxidoreductase homolog: MAEKIIKAIQYFSYGGGPSALKHVEIPVPVPKKDEVLLRVKATSINPFDWKMQKGMLRPFLPLRFPKVPLSDVAGEVVETGPEVKNLKAGDKVVAMLSIFGSGGGLAEYAVASEKLTVSRPPEVSAADGAGLPVAGLTAHQALTQSAGVKLDASGPRSNILITAASGGVGLYAVQLAKLGNTHVTATCGARNIKLVKSLGADEVLDYKTPDGAALKSPSGQKYDAVIHCASGIPWSTFEPQLSSKGKVIDITPGSDTMWRFLSGKITFSGKRIVPLVLIPKGENLAYLVKLVKEGKLKTVVDSKYPLSKAKDAWAKSIDGHATGKIIVEP; encoded by the exons ATGGCTGAAAAGATCATCAAGGCCATTCAGTACTTCTCTTACGGCGGTGGCCCTTCTGCTCTAAAG CATGTTGAGATTCCTGTTCCTGTGCCAAAGAAAGATGAAGTGCTACTCAGGGTGAAAGCAACAAGCATTAATCCATTTGATTGGAAGATGCAGAAAGGGATGCTACGCCCTTTTTTGCCACTCCGATTTCCTAAAGTACCAt TATCCGATGTAGCAGGGGAGGTGGTTGAGACCGGACCTGAAGTAAAAAACTTAAAAGCAGGTGACAAAGTTGTGGCAATGCTTAGCATCTTT GGAAGTGGTGGTGGATTAGCTGAGTATGCTGTGGCGAGTGAAAAGTTAACAGTTTCTAGGCCACCTGAAGTATCAGCTGCTGATGGTGCTGGCTTACCTGTAGCAGGTCTTACTGCTCATCAGGCTCTTACCCAATCTGCTGGAGTTAAGCTTGATGCTAGTGGTCCTCGATCAAATATTCTCATTACTGCTGCTTCAGGAGGTGTTGGCTTGTATGCTGTTCAACTTGCAAAGCTTGGAAACACACATGTGACAGCCACTTGTGGCGCCCGTAATATCAAGCTGGTGAAGAGTCTGGGTGCTGATGAGGTTCTTGACTACAAGACGCCAGATGGAGCAGCTCTAAAAAGCCCGTCAGGCCAGAAATATGATGCTGTTATCCACTGCGCATCAGGCATTCCGTGGTCCACTTTCGAGCCTCAGTTGAGCTCTAAGGGGAAGGTAATTGATATTACGCCAGGTTCTGATACCATGTGGAGATTCTTAAGTGGGAAAATTACATTCTCTGGGAAGCGGATAGTGCCTTTAGTTTTAATTCCCAAAGGCGAAAACCTGGCTTACCTTGTCAAGTTGGTAAAGGAAGGGAAGCTTAAAACAGTGGTAGACTCTAAATATCCATTAAGCAAAGCTAAAGATGCTTGGGCTAAGAGCATCGATGGCCATGCTACTGGTAAAATAATTGTGGAGCCCTGA
- the LOC108204529 gene encoding chloroplast envelope quinone oxidoreductase homolog, with protein sequence MATSAAKLMKAVWYDTYGGGGAALKHVEVPVPTPLKDEVLIKVEASTINPIDCKIQSGLLRPVLPRKFPFIPLTDIAGEVVELGSEVTKFKAGDKVVAKLGDTAGGGQAEYAVAKGNLTVARPPEVSAAEAAALPIAGLTALQALTETVGLKLDKSGPEANVLVTAASGGVGHYAVQLAKLGNIHVTATCGARNFDFVKSLGADEVIDYRTPEGAALISPSGKKYDAVINCTTGIPFTTFEPQLKDHGKVVDLTPGAGTFANFALKKLTFSKKQVIPFLVSCKGENLEYLVNLLKEGKLKTVIDSKFPLSQADQAWAKSIDGHAVGKIIIEHC encoded by the exons ATGGCCACTTCTGCTGCTAAGTTAATGAAGGCTGTTTGGTATGATACCTATGGTGGTGGCGGTGCTGCTCTAAAG CATGTTGAAGTCCCAGTTCCTACTCCTTTGAAAGATGAGGTTCTGATCAAAGTTGAGGCATCAACAATAAATCCAATTGATTGCAAAATACAGAGTGGGCTGTTACGTCCAGTTTTACCCCGCAAATTTCCTTTCATTCCTC TCACTGATATAGCAGGAGAGGTAGTTGAGCTTGGATCGGAAGTCACAAAATTCAAAGCTGGTGATAAAGTTGTTGCTAAGCTTGGCGATACG GCTGGTGGTGGACAAGCTGAGTATGCTGTGGCAAAGGGAAATTTGACTGTTGCAAGGCCACCTGAAGTATCAGCTGCAGAAGCTGCTGCTTTACCTATTGCTGGTCTTACAGCTCTCCAGGCTCTTACTGAAACTGTAGGACTGAAGCTCGACAAAAGTGGACCAGAGGCTAATGTCCTTGTAACAGCTGCATCAGGAGGTGTAGGTCACTATGCTGTACAACTGGCAAAGTTGGGTAACATCCATGTAACTGCAACTTGTGGAGCTCGCAACTTTGATTTCGTCAAGAGCCTAGGTGCGGATGAGGTTATCGACTACAGGACCCCAGAGGGAGCAGCTCTCATAAGCCCTTCAGGCAAGAAATACGATGCTGTTATCAATTGCACCACAGGTATTCCTTTCACTACATTCGAGCCTCAGTTGAAGGACCACGGTAAGGTTGTGGACTTGACCCCTGGTGCTGGGACCTTCGCTAATTTTGCCCTGAAGAAGCTCACTTTCTCCAAGAAGCAGGTGATTCCTTTTCTCGTAAGCTGCAAAGGCGAGAATCTTGAGTATCTTGTCAACCTCCTGAAAGAAGGCAAACTCAAGACTGTCATCGACTCGAAATTTCCATTGAGCCAAGCTGATCAAGCTTGGGCTAAGAGCATTGATGGCCATGCCGTCGGGAAAATCATCATCGAGCATTGTTAA
- the LOC108196475 gene encoding quinone-oxidoreductase QR1, chloroplastic, giving the protein MEAVQYFKYGHDDLKHVEVPIPSPKKDEILIKVEAVGINPIDFKIQHGFLRPIAPKKFPHIPGSDIAGEVVDVGFTVTKFKKGDKVVAMLGTTTGGGLAEYAVAKQEVTVLRPLELSAGECAALGTPGLTAYQCLITAGVVLKKDGPPMNILITAASGGVGHYAVQLAKLGNTHVTVTCGSRNIDFVKSLGADVALDYRTPDGKALVGPSARRYDAVVHCTSGISWSTFENVLTSNGIVVDITPSPKSITTSVVKKLSCSKKTLHPLFVSHKAEDLQYLINLMLEGKLKTVVDSKYNFSKTQEAWAKSMEGHAVGKIIVEM; this is encoded by the exons ATGGAAGCTGTTCAGTACTTCAAGTATGGACATGATGATCTCAAG CATGTTGAAGTTCCAATTCCATCTCCAAAGAAAGATGAGATATTGATTAAAGTGGAAGCAGTTGGTATCAATCCTATTGATTTTAAGATCCAGCACGGCTTCCTGCGCCCTATTGCTCCAAAGAAATTCCCTCATATTCCTG GTTCTGATATCGCAGGTGAAGTTGTGGATGTTGGATTTACAGTTACAAAATTCAAGAAAGGCGACAAAGTTGTCGCCATGCTTGGCACCACG ACTGGAGGTGGATTAGCCGAGTATGCAGTAGCAAAGCAAGAAGTGACCGTTCTGAGGCCACTTGAACTATCAGCAGGTGAATGTGCCGCGTTAGGCACTCCAGGGCTAACCGCTTACCAATGCCTCATCACAGCGGGAGTAGTTCTGAAAAAAGACGGCCCCCCTATGAACATACTAATCACTGCAGCTTCAGGCGGTGTTGGTCACTACGCAGTTCAGCTCGCAAAGCTAGGAAACACTCATGTCACTGTCACATGTGGCTCTCGCAACATTGATTTTGTGAAAAGCCTAGGCGCTGATGTGGCCCTGGACTACAGAACTCCGGATGGCAAGGCCTTGGTTGGACCATCAGCACGAAGATACGATGCTGTAGTGCATTGCACCTCAGGCATCAGCTGGTCGACGTTTGAAAACGTGTTAACATCTAATGGGATCGTCGTAGACATCACCCCTAGCCCCAAGTCCATAACAACCTCTGTCGTGAAGAAGCTCTCTTGCTCTAAAAAAACACTGCATCCTCTGTTTGTTTCGCATAAAGCGGAGGACTTGCAGTATCTTATTAACTTGATGTTAGAAGGGAAGCTGAAGACTGTGGTAGATTCCAAGTATAATTTCAGCAAGACTCAAGAGGCTTGGGCTAAGAGCATGGAGGGACATGCTGTTGGGAAGATCATTGTGGAAATGTGA
- the LOC108196458 gene encoding UV-B-induced protein At3g17800, chloroplastic isoform X2, with translation MLLSTDIRWACSCTSGNFLTKYYNHGQSGGDRRIAEMKEQESQTAIEDVMYMLISYKFSEIRVHLVPRLSQCIYNGRLEIYPSKDWELESIHSLEVLEMIKEHLGAVIGWRADSNVTNNWATTNISKLRLCRVYAASILYGYFLKSASMRHRLELSLTDLNYDLRPNTGSRLSLSDFWSYGLNLAFGRVQNKHVTTVGEASCNQVKKNEKLSSYVMGFDPEVLQMCAKPKSKEAMNLIEKHSCALFGDEKSGLVESDEVISTSLASQKRFVLEAVAFGSFLWDSEEYVDSAYKLKQN, from the exons ATGCTTCTCTCCACAG ATATCAGATGGGCATGTAGTTGCACGAGTGGCaactttttgacaaaatattataatcatggACAAAGTGGTGGTGATAG GAGGATTGCTGAAATGAAAGAGCAGGAGTCCCAAACGGCAATTGAAGATGTTATGTATATGTTAATCTCTTATAAGTTTTCTGAGATCAGAGTTCATTTGGTTCCAAGGCTTTCACAATGCATATATAACGGCAGACTTGAAATTTATCCCTCAAAGGACTGGGAGCTAGAGTCTATTCACAGCTTGGAGGTTTTGGAGATGATAAAGGAACATCTGGGCGCTGTTATTGGCTGGAGAGCAGACTCGAACGTCACAAACAATTGGGcaacaactaatatatcaaaGCTCCGTCTCTGCCGAGTTTATGCTGCGTCAATCTTGTATGGCTACTTCCTGAAGTCTGCTTCTATGAGGCATCGCCTTGAACTGAGCCTGACTGATCTCAACTATGACCTTCGACCCAATACTGGCTCCCGTCTATCCCTCTCAGATTTTTGGTCATATGGCTTAAATCTTGCCTTTGGTCGAGTTCAGAACAAACATGTAACCACTGTGGGTGAAGCATCATGTAACCAGGTAAAGAAAAATGAGAAATTAAGTTCCTATGTTATGGGGTTTGATCCTGAAGTGCTCCAGATGTGCGCCAAACCAAAATCAAAGGAGGCTATGAATCTTATAGAAAAGCATAGCTGTGCGCTCTTTGGTGACGAGAAGTCGGGCCTGGTAGAATCCGATGAGGTGATATCCACGTCTCTGGCAAGCCAGAAGAGATTTGTCCTGGAGGCTGTAGCTTTTGGTTCATTTCTCTGGGACAGTGAGGAGTATGTAGATAGTGCATATAAGCTTAAACAAAACTAA
- the LOC108196458 gene encoding UV-B-induced protein At3g17800, chloroplastic isoform X3 encodes MFCMALLIKTSLNSRRIAEMKEQESQTAIEDVMYMLISYKFSEIRVHLVPRLSQCIYNGRLEIYPSKDWELESIHSLEVLEMIKEHLGAVIGWRADSNVTNNWATTNISKLRLCRVYAASILYGYFLKSASMRHRLELSLTDLNYDLRPNTGSRLSLSDFWSYGLNLAFGRVQNKHVTTVGEASCNQVKKNEKLSSYVMGFDPEVLQMCAKPKSKEAMNLIEKHSCALFGDEKSGLVESDEVISTSLASQKRFVLEAVAFGSFLWDSEEYVDSAYKLKQN; translated from the coding sequence ATGTTTTGTATGGCTTTGCTAATTAAAACAAGTCTGAATTCCAGGAGGATTGCTGAAATGAAAGAGCAGGAGTCCCAAACGGCAATTGAAGATGTTATGTATATGTTAATCTCTTATAAGTTTTCTGAGATCAGAGTTCATTTGGTTCCAAGGCTTTCACAATGCATATATAACGGCAGACTTGAAATTTATCCCTCAAAGGACTGGGAGCTAGAGTCTATTCACAGCTTGGAGGTTTTGGAGATGATAAAGGAACATCTGGGCGCTGTTATTGGCTGGAGAGCAGACTCGAACGTCACAAACAATTGGGcaacaactaatatatcaaaGCTCCGTCTCTGCCGAGTTTATGCTGCGTCAATCTTGTATGGCTACTTCCTGAAGTCTGCTTCTATGAGGCATCGCCTTGAACTGAGCCTGACTGATCTCAACTATGACCTTCGACCCAATACTGGCTCCCGTCTATCCCTCTCAGATTTTTGGTCATATGGCTTAAATCTTGCCTTTGGTCGAGTTCAGAACAAACATGTAACCACTGTGGGTGAAGCATCATGTAACCAGGTAAAGAAAAATGAGAAATTAAGTTCCTATGTTATGGGGTTTGATCCTGAAGTGCTCCAGATGTGCGCCAAACCAAAATCAAAGGAGGCTATGAATCTTATAGAAAAGCATAGCTGTGCGCTCTTTGGTGACGAGAAGTCGGGCCTGGTAGAATCCGATGAGGTGATATCCACGTCTCTGGCAAGCCAGAAGAGATTTGTCCTGGAGGCTGTAGCTTTTGGTTCATTTCTCTGGGACAGTGAGGAGTATGTAGATAGTGCATATAAGCTTAAACAAAACTAA
- the LOC108196458 gene encoding UV-B-induced protein At3g17800, chloroplastic isoform X1, which produces MDCCISYNKISAFTSSFSSFSTGPVVFPGNRRRVIVAATSSDSHCDFGSLNTPLELRSPSGKLLSRVLQNDRKNFHHAVAGQLELLVSERDEALARFRLSLGSSDASLHRRIAEMKEQESQTAIEDVMYMLISYKFSEIRVHLVPRLSQCIYNGRLEIYPSKDWELESIHSLEVLEMIKEHLGAVIGWRADSNVTNNWATTNISKLRLCRVYAASILYGYFLKSASMRHRLELSLTDLNYDLRPNTGSRLSLSDFWSYGLNLAFGRVQNKHVTTVGEASCNQVKKNEKLSSYVMGFDPEVLQMCAKPKSKEAMNLIEKHSCALFGDEKSGLVESDEVISTSLASQKRFVLEAVAFGSFLWDSEEYVDSAYKLKQN; this is translated from the exons ATGGACTGCTGCATCTCATACAACAAGATCTCCGCCTTCACTTCATCTTTCTCGTCTTTCTCCACCGGCCCAGTTGTGTTTCCGGGTAATCGGAGGAGGGTCATAGTTGCTGCAACAAGTAGCGACAGTCACTGTGATTTCGGCAGCTTGAATACCCCATTGGAGCTTAGGTCTCCAAGCGGGAAGCTCTTGTCAAGAGTGCTGCAGAATGACCGCAAGAACTTTCACCATGCAGTGGCTGGGCAGCTGGAGCTCTTGGTTTCTGAGCGTGATGAGGCTCTGGCTAGGTTCAGGCTGAGTCTTGGATCTTCTGATGCTTCTCTCCACAG GAGGATTGCTGAAATGAAAGAGCAGGAGTCCCAAACGGCAATTGAAGATGTTATGTATATGTTAATCTCTTATAAGTTTTCTGAGATCAGAGTTCATTTGGTTCCAAGGCTTTCACAATGCATATATAACGGCAGACTTGAAATTTATCCCTCAAAGGACTGGGAGCTAGAGTCTATTCACAGCTTGGAGGTTTTGGAGATGATAAAGGAACATCTGGGCGCTGTTATTGGCTGGAGAGCAGACTCGAACGTCACAAACAATTGGGcaacaactaatatatcaaaGCTCCGTCTCTGCCGAGTTTATGCTGCGTCAATCTTGTATGGCTACTTCCTGAAGTCTGCTTCTATGAGGCATCGCCTTGAACTGAGCCTGACTGATCTCAACTATGACCTTCGACCCAATACTGGCTCCCGTCTATCCCTCTCAGATTTTTGGTCATATGGCTTAAATCTTGCCTTTGGTCGAGTTCAGAACAAACATGTAACCACTGTGGGTGAAGCATCATGTAACCAGGTAAAGAAAAATGAGAAATTAAGTTCCTATGTTATGGGGTTTGATCCTGAAGTGCTCCAGATGTGCGCCAAACCAAAATCAAAGGAGGCTATGAATCTTATAGAAAAGCATAGCTGTGCGCTCTTTGGTGACGAGAAGTCGGGCCTGGTAGAATCCGATGAGGTGATATCCACGTCTCTGGCAAGCCAGAAGAGATTTGTCCTGGAGGCTGTAGCTTTTGGTTCATTTCTCTGGGACAGTGAGGAGTATGTAGATAGTGCATATAAGCTTAAACAAAACTAA